A genome region from Solirubrobacter pauli includes the following:
- a CDS encoding RNA polymerase sigma factor, with product MQDQDLVTALYREHFDPIRRRAQAITRCPHTAQDVAQDALLATFAHLDRLDRDDVEAYATTVARRTALRRRSVLADPIDRTQEDHASAVVLRDHVRGALSALPERQRQAMFLQVYADRPNDEIGAALGLTANAAGQLLHRARRSLQSSLDAS from the coding sequence ATGCAGGACCAGGACCTCGTCACCGCGCTCTACCGCGAGCACTTCGACCCGATCCGCCGGCGGGCCCAGGCGATCACGCGCTGCCCGCACACGGCGCAGGACGTGGCGCAGGACGCCCTGCTGGCGACCTTCGCGCACCTGGACCGGCTCGACCGCGACGACGTCGAGGCCTACGCCACCACGGTCGCGCGCCGCACGGCGCTGCGTCGGCGCAGCGTCCTCGCCGACCCGATCGACCGCACGCAGGAGGACCACGCGAGCGCCGTGGTCCTGCGCGACCACGTCCGCGGCGCGCTCAGCGCGCTGCCGGAGCGCCAGCGCCAGGCGATGTTCCTGCAGGTCTACGCCGACCGCCCCAACGACGAGATCGGCGCCGCGCTGGGCCTCACCGCCAACGCCGCGGGCCAGCTGCTGCACCGCGCGCGCCGCTCGCTTCAGTCCAGCCTCGACGCGAGCTGA